A genomic segment from Zygotorulaspora mrakii chromosome 1, complete sequence encodes:
- the SIF2 gene encoding Sif2p (similar to Saccharomyces cerevisiae SIF2 (YBR103W); ancestral locus Anc_3.344), with the protein MSITSEELNYLIWRYLQETGNEVSALALQDDTRVLEFDRKYKQHIPLGTLVNLVQKGILFCECELLVDSTGKLRDVDETHYASIFNLAQALEIDKATCPEVVAKGRFSLENDYESLEDEKKEKEKEVVYSVAPDKDSNTRSKSPPLFIKTLKEEKKLGKIVLSSWNPHFPELLAVGGQDSLARIIHYNSEKATVEKSLELRHPFAFNSSSGITTNQVTCLAWSPDGKKIVTGVENGELRLWNAEGHLQNVFSFHRSPIVSIKWNEDDSHFLTSDVDNVAILWNVITGTALQNFELKENAADSDSLGVDLEWVEKDKFVLPGIQGSLIVYQIGERKPIGKLIGHQGPIGILKFNRNKKLLLSASDDFTLRVWRGGSSNPSNCFYGHSQTIVSACWLDDDKIISSSMDGSIRLWSLSKNTLIAVTIADGVPILSAELSSDKKKYSAGFIDGHLIVYDVEALLEKLGNDSPISPITFPVYGSYQSPKERDCIFNLSWNYASDKVVVAYSIEEGSIISM; encoded by the coding sequence ATGAGTATTACTAGTGAAGAGCTAAATTATTTGATATGGCGGTATCTTCAAGAGACCGGTAACGAGGTTAGTGCATTGGCACTGCAGGATGATACTCGAGTATTGGAATTTGACCGAAAATACAAGCAGCACATACCACTTGGAACATTGGTAAATCTCGTTCAGAAAGGTATACTTTTTTGTGAGTGCGAGTTGCTGGTGGACTCAACTGGCAAGCTTCGAGATGTGGATGAGACACACTATGCGAGTATTTTTAATCTTGCGCAAGCACTAGAAATTGACAAGGCAACTTGCCCAGAGGTGGTGGCTAAAGGCAGATTTTCACTGGAGAATGATTATGAGAGTTTGgaagatgagaaaaaagagaaagaaaaagaagttgtGTATAGTGTCGCACCAGATAAAGATAGCAATACGAGGAGCAAAAGTCCCCCGCTTTTCATCAAGACcttgaaagaagagaaaaaactTGGTAAGATAGTTCTCTCAAGTTGGAATCCTCACTTTCCGGAGCTGTTAGCAGTTGGAGGACAGGATTCATTGGCCAGGATCATACACTACAATTCTGAAAAAGCGACTGTCGAGAAGTCGTTAGAATTGAGACACCCTTTTGCATTTAATTCATCTAGCGGTATAACAACAAACCAAGTTACCTGCTTAGCATGGTCGCCAGATGGGAAGAAAATCGTCACTGGAGTGGAAAACGGTGAACTGAGGCTATGGAATGCCGAAGGACACCTACAAAATGTTTTCAGCTTCCATAGGTCACCCATTGTATCCATTAAATGGAACGAGGACGATTCACATTTTCTCACATCAGATGTTGATAACGTTGCAATCTTATGGAACGTAATAACTGGCACAGCTCTacagaattttgaattgaaagaaaatgcagCAGATTCTGACTCTTTGGGCGTTGATTTGGAATGGGTAGAAAAGGATAAATTTGTCTTGCCAGGGATCCAAGGTTCACTGATAGTATATCAAATTGGAGAGAGGAAACCTATCGGTAAACTAATTGGTCATCAAGGTCCAATAGGTATTCTAAAATTCAATCGAAACAAAAAGCTATTATTAAGCGCTTCGGATGATTTTACCTTGAGAGTTTGGCGAGGAGGCAGCAGTAACCCGAGCAATTGTTTTTATGGCCATTCACAAACCATCGTTTCAGCTTGTTGGCTTGATGACGATAAGATAATATCTTCTTCGATGGATGGATCGATCCGTCTATGGTcgttatcaaaaaatactttAATTGCTGTTACCATCGCTGATGGAGTGCCTATTCTCTCAGCGGAATTATCTAgtgacaaaaaaaaatattctgCAGGCTTCATAGATGGGCATCTGATAGTCTATGATGTTGAGGCGCTGCTTGAGAAGCTTGGAAACGATAGTCCAATATCTCCCATCACATTTCCTGTTTATGGTAGCTACCAAAGTCCGAAAGAGCGAGATTGCATCTTTAATCTCTCATGGAATTATGCTAGTGA